In Streptomyces sp. SLBN-118, the following are encoded in one genomic region:
- a CDS encoding carbohydrate ABC transporter permease, whose amino-acid sequence MTTPTKEPAATSSGKVPGQRAGGRSVRHGAASTEGFTLKVFSHGFLALWAVMIVLPLLWLVLSSFKTDAQIGGSALSWPSEWSLDVFGRAWDKGIGDYFTNTVIVLVFSVPLTMLLGSMAAYVLARYEFPGNRLIYYFFVGGAMFPVFLALVPLYFMVQRFGMLNTYQGLILVYVAYSMPFTVFFMHSFFRTLPTAVHEAAVIDGASHTRVFFQVMLPMAKPGLLSVGIFNTLGQWNQYILPAVLMQPKDNADPERYLLTQGLIQLQQQQGYATDLPVLFAGVTIAMVPMLVVYLSFQRQVQAGLTSATLK is encoded by the coding sequence ATGACCACACCCACCAAAGAGCCCGCCGCCACGTCGTCGGGCAAGGTACCCGGGCAGCGCGCGGGAGGACGGTCCGTCCGGCACGGCGCCGCCTCCACCGAGGGCTTCACCCTCAAGGTCTTCTCCCACGGCTTCCTTGCCCTGTGGGCCGTGATGATCGTGCTGCCGCTGCTCTGGCTCGTACTGAGCTCGTTCAAGACGGACGCACAGATCGGCGGATCCGCCCTGAGCTGGCCGAGCGAATGGTCCCTGGACGTCTTCGGGCGTGCCTGGGACAAGGGCATCGGCGACTACTTCACCAACACGGTGATCGTGCTGGTCTTCTCGGTGCCCCTGACGATGCTCCTCGGCTCCATGGCCGCGTACGTCCTGGCGCGGTACGAGTTCCCGGGCAACCGGCTCATCTACTACTTCTTCGTCGGCGGGGCCATGTTCCCCGTGTTCCTCGCGCTCGTACCGCTCTACTTCATGGTGCAGCGGTTCGGCATGCTGAACACCTATCAGGGCTTGATCCTCGTCTACGTCGCGTACTCGATGCCGTTCACGGTGTTCTTCATGCACTCCTTCTTCCGTACGCTTCCGACGGCCGTGCACGAGGCGGCGGTGATCGACGGGGCCTCGCACACCCGGGTGTTCTTCCAGGTGATGCTTCCGATGGCGAAGCCGGGGCTGCTCAGCGTGGGGATTTTCAACACCCTCGGCCAGTGGAATCAGTACATCCTGCCCGCGGTGCTGATGCAGCCCAAGGACAACGCCGATCCGGAGCGCTATCTGCTCACGCAGGGCCTGATCCAGCTTCAGCAGCAGCAGGGATACGCGACGGATCTTCCCGTGCTGTTCGCCGGAGTCACGATCGCCATGGTCCCGATGCTCGTGGTCTACCTCTCCTTCCAGCGGCAGGTTCAGGCGGGTCTGACGTCGGCGACGCTCAAGTAG